The following nucleotide sequence is from Mesorhizobium sp. J8.
CACATCGCCTTATAGATGACGACGCGGCCGCGCTCTGCCGGCCGCGCCTCGCCGCCGAAATAGGCGCGCATCAATTCCTCGTCCTGGCCCGCATCGAACCTGCCCTCGACCGAGAGGTCGCCGAGGTCCCACAGCGGATCGTTCATGCCGGAATATTCCCAGTCGACGATCCACATGCGATCGCCCGTATCGAGGAAGTTCTCGCACAGCGGATCGCAATGGCAGGCGGCGAGCGGGATCGGATGGGCGGCGAGCGCGTCCCGCACGCTGTCCGCCTCGCTCACCACGTCGTGATAGCCCGAAGGCAGCGCGACATCCTTGGTCGACAGCACTCTTAGATAGTCGTCGATCATGGCAAACAGCTCGAAGCGGAAGGGAAAGACGGCGCCCGATGAATGCAGCTTGCGGAAGGCTTGGCCTGCCCGCGCGGGGCTGCCCGGCCGCGCCTTGAATTTCTCCGGCGACATCGTCTCGGCGCCGGCGATGAAGCGCGTCGCCATCAGGCCGGATGCGGGATCGAAATAGAGCACCTCTGGGCTGACGCCGGCCTTGGCCGCCTCGCGCGCCGCCACTGCCTCGTTGGCGCGGTTGATATATTCTTCGGTACCCTTGCCGGGAATGCGCAGACACGCTCCGCCGGCCCGGTAGACCCTATTGGTCAGGCCTCCCAGACGTTCCAGCGGTCCGTCATACCCTGCCAGCACCGGTATGGCCGCCAGCGCTGCGTGCAGCTCGTCGGTCATGTCGTGTCCCCGTTCACGCCATTCTTCTGGCTCGGACGGTTCCACAGTTTTAGCGGCTTGGCTATGATCCTTTGCAGGTGAATCGGCTTCGAGGGGCGACGATGACGGACGGCAAGCACAACGGCTCACTAAGCGCGGCCTATGCCGCGACCCGGCCGGACGAGGTCGCCGCGGTCTATGACAGTTGGGCCGAGACGTACGACGCCGACATGTCGGCCGCCGGCTATCGCCATCCGACGATCTGCCTGGCGCTGCTGGCCCGCCACCTGCCGCGCGCCGCCGAACCCTTGCTCGACGCCGGCGCCGGCACCGGCCTGATCGGCGAGTGGCTCGCCATCACCGGCTATCCGAGGGTCGAGGCGCTCGACATCTCGCAAGGCATGCTGGACAAGGCCGGCGCCAAGGGCGTCTACGCGGCGCTGCACCGCCTGGCGATGGGCGATGCTCTGCCCTTCGCCGACGGCGCCTATGCCGGCGTCATTTCGGCGGGTGTCTTCACCTCGGGCCATGTCGGGGTCGAGGGCCTGGACGAACTGATCCGCATCTGCCGCCCGGGCGGCGTCATCGTGCTGACGGTAAAGAACACGCTGTGGGATGCCGGTTTCGCGGAGCGGATCGCCGAGCTGGAAGCCCGCGGTGCGATAAGCCGCCTCGAAGAGACACGGCCCTATGCCTCGATGCCCGGCGAGGGCGACACCGTGCCGAGCCGTTGTCTGGCGCTGCGCGTCGGCTGACCCGCGCTGCGCGGATCAGGCCTTTATCTTCGTCCCGGCCGGGTCGTACAGCGCCTCGAGATGGATTTTTGCCGGCGTGCGCTCCATCGCCACCACCAGCTCGTAGTCGCCCGAGGCGAGAAACGCGTCGCTGATGCCCTCGGCATTGCGCACATAGCCATAGCCGATGTTCTTCTCCACCGTGTAGCCATACCCGCCGCTGGTGAGGTAGCCGACGGGCTCGCCATCGCGCAGGATCGTCTCGCGCCCGACCAGCACGATGTCAGGGTCGTCCACCGTGAAGCCGGCAAATCGCTTCGTCGGCGCCTTGCCGGCCGCTTTCTCCAGCGCTCTCCGTCCGACGAAGTCGGTGTTCTTGCGAAGCTTCACCGCCCAGCCGAGCCCCGCTTCCAGCGGCGTGTCGTTCGGCGTGATGTCGGAGCCCC
It contains:
- a CDS encoding class I SAM-dependent DNA methyltransferase, with the protein product MTDGKHNGSLSAAYAATRPDEVAAVYDSWAETYDADMSAAGYRHPTICLALLARHLPRAAEPLLDAGAGTGLIGEWLAITGYPRVEALDISQGMLDKAGAKGVYAALHRLAMGDALPFADGAYAGVISAGVFTSGHVGVEGLDELIRICRPGGVIVLTVKNTLWDAGFAERIAELEARGAISRLEETRPYASMPGEGDTVPSRCLALRVG
- a CDS encoding phosphotransferase family protein, giving the protein MTDELHAALAAIPVLAGYDGPLERLGGLTNRVYRAGGACLRIPGKGTEEYINRANEAVAAREAAKAGVSPEVLYFDPASGLMATRFIAGAETMSPEKFKARPGSPARAGQAFRKLHSSGAVFPFRFELFAMIDDYLRVLSTKDVALPSGYHDVVSEADSVRDALAAHPIPLAACHCDPLCENFLDTGDRMWIVDWEYSGMNDPLWDLGDLSVEGRFDAGQDEELMRAYFGGEARPAERGRVVIYKAMCDLLWTLWGLIQLANDNPADDFRAYADGRFARCKALMETAEFSLHLASVRAG